ATATTGGCAACCAGTTGATCGTAGTAATGGCGCATGAAGCCTGCCGTCTGCTTGCATTCAATGCCTCTGGCCGCAGTTCGGCCCAGCGTCGAAAAGAGCGCTTCAGGGCCAACACCAAGTGTTGAAAGCACCAGCCCGACCGTCTCCTTGATCATGGGGTCGCCCTTGGCATAGGCAATCAGCACGCGAGCAAGAGGGCCCACCTCCATCGGATGATTTTTCCAGCGCGGGGTCTTGAGCCAACTGTACTTTTTGTCGGTATCGAGATGCTCGAAAGGTGGTTTTGGGCCGGTATATTTCGGGGTGGTCTCTCCCTGCCAGGGATGCAGACCCTTTGCATCTCCCTTTGTGTAGGTATACCAACTGTGGCTCACCTCTTCGGTTACCTGTGACGCATCCCTTGGATCGACATCAATAACGGTCGTGAGATCCTTGTTGAGAATCGCTCCCCTCGGCCAGAGCAGCGTCTTGAAATCTTCAAGCGTTGTCTCGGGAAAATCGCCATAACTGAGATAGTTGCCAAGGCCTCCGCCATACAATGAATCCTTGTAGTATCCTGCAATGGCAAGCAAATCGGGAATATAGACCTGGTCGATAAAAGTCTGGGTTTCGTCAATGATTTTCTTGATCATCGACAACCGCTCGATATTGATAGCCGTATCACTGTTGGGATCAATGGCACAGGCCATACCACCCACCAGATAGTTTGGATGAGGATTCTTGCCTCCAAAAATGGTATGGATCTTGACAATCTCTTTCTGGAAATCAAGCGCCTCAAGATAGTGCGCCACAGCAATAAGGTTCACTTCCGGTGGAAGCTTGTAGGCCGGATGGCCCCAGTAACCGTTTGAGAAAATGCCAAGCTGACCACTTTCAACAAAGCCGACAAGGCGCTGCTGCAACTCCTTGAAGTAGCCTGGTGATGATTTCGGCCATGGAGAGATGCTCTGTGCTATAACGGAGGCCTGTTTCGGATCGGCCTTGAGAGCGCTGACAACATCGACCCAGTCAAGAGCGTGAAGGTGGTAAAAGTGCACCAGGTGATCCTGGGTCACCTGTGTTGCATTCATCAGATTCCTGATGATACGGGCATTGGTCGGAACCGCGATACCAAGTGCATCCTCAACGCAACGAACCGATGCAAGGGCGTGTACGGTCGTACAGACACCGCAGATACGTTCGGCAAAAGCCCATGCATCCCTCGGGTCGCGTCCTTTAAGAATCACCTCAATCCCCCGCCACATCGTGCCGCTGGAGTAGGCCTCCTCAATCATATTGCTGTCGTTCAGCGTCGCCTCTATTCTCAAATGTCCCTCAATACGAGGAATCGGATCAACTACTATTTTTTTGGCCATGAGCTACTCCCTGGGTTAAGCTTTATCTTGATGATCATGCTTCTCTGATTTTGCCTTCTTTACAGCGGTCACTGCAGCATGTGCGGCAGCGCCCGCAGCGGCGGCACCAACGGCAATAATACCAATTTTGTCGGCATTGCTGTCAGTGCCAAGGAACGGGACATCGGCAAGTCTCTGGTAGAATGGACCTCTGTCCCAGAAATTCGGCTCAGAGCAGCCAATACAAGGGTGACCGGAACCGATCGGAAAGCTTGTGCCCCCGTTCCACTGTATCTTGGAACAGGAATTATAGGTGGTTGGACCTTTGCAACCCATCTTGTAGAGGCACCACCCTTTTCTTGTCGCTTCATCATCAAAGCTTGAAACAAACATGCCTGCATCAAAAAAAGCACGCCGATAGCATTTATCGTGAATCCTCGTGTTATAAAAAGCTTTTGGACGACCAAAACGGTCAAGTTCAGGTAAGGTGCCAAAGGTATGGAAATGGGTAATAACACCGGTCATCACCTCTGATATCGGTGGACAGCCTGGTACCTTGATAATGGGCTTGTCTTTGATGATATCGGAAACCGGAGCGGCTCCTGTTGGGTTGGGATCAGCATTCTGCACACAACCAAATGAAGCACAGGCACCCCACGCAACGATTGCTGCTGCATCGGCGGCAGTCTCTTTCAGAGTATTCAGAAAAGAATCGCCGCCTACCATGCAATAAACGCCATCATCTTTTGTGGAGGCGTTTCCTTCAACAGCGAGGATGTATTTTCCCTTGTACTCTTTCATGATCCTGCGGCGCTGATCCTCAAGCTGATGACCTGCAGCAGCGCTGAGAACATCATCATAATCAAGGGAGATCATGTTGAAGAGTATGTCTTCAATAGAGGGGTGGGATGATCGGATAAAAGACTCGGAACAGCAGGTGCATTCAAGGCCGTGAAGCCAGATTACCGGAGTCCTTGGTTTCTTCTCCATTGCCTCGACAATAGTGGGCAGCAGAGACGGTGAAAGACCAAGATAGACTGATGTAAGGGAGCAGAACTTCAGAAAGTCTCTGCGGCTTACCCCCCTCGCTCTGAATACATCGGCAAAGGTCTGATTACTTTGCATCACTACCTCCATTTAATAATATCAGTTTATCTGGAACTATTTCTTAAGAAAATAAGAGAATTAAGGGATTTATCCTTTCATTTCCGAAATGATCATCATAAAAACTCATTATCCAAAAGGTAACAATTGTTCTCGGAACTCCCATAAAAAAACCCCGTTCATCCTTGCGAAAAACGGGGTCTAAAGCATTGACTCAGGCTCTGCTCACTTCACTGGAAAGGTAATGCCAAACATGGAGGATGAATGCATGGCAAAATCAGAGAGCGGTGTGAAAAAGAGACCGAAAAAGATGGTCAGAAACATCAGGAAGGCCATCAAAATTTGAGCGGTCATCCCGGGGTTCATATTCCTGTCGTCAGGCTGTTTTGATTCACGAAGGAACATGTTGAGAGGAATCAGCATGTAGTAGTAGAGCGATATCACACTGGTCATGATACCGATAAGGGCAATCCAGATGTAGAGGGAACCTTTGTCGAGCAGTGCAAGGAAGATCATAAACTTGCCATAAAAGCCCACCGTCGGGGGAAGGCCGACAAGAGAGATCAAAAAGACGGTCAATGCAGCGCCTGCAAGCGGCATTCTTTTGCCAAGGCCACGATAATCGTCAAGGTTTTCACTGCCGGTTTTGTTCGAGATAAGAATCACGACATAGAATGCTCCGAAATTCATGAGGAAATAAGAGAGCAGATAGACAAGGGTCGCCTGGGTACCAATCTTGTTTATAAGAATGACACCGAGGAGCAGATAACCCGCATGAGCAATGGAAGAGTATGCGAGCAAGCGTTTGACATTTTTCTGCCAGAGAGCCACGACGTTGCCATAAATCATTGATGCAACAGAGAGGATCAGGAGCAGCGAGAGCCAGTCGAAACCGAGAATATCTTCGTAGGGAAGACCACCATGGGGCACAGCGACATAGAAAAAGCGCATAAGCAGGGCAAACCCTGCTGCCTTTGAGGCAACGGAAAGATAAGCGGTAATGGGAGTCGGGGCTCCTTCATAGACGTCGGGCGTCCAGAAATGGAACGGTACGGCACCAATCTTATAGCCAAATCCAGCCAGAATCAGGAGCGTAGCCAGAATCATCAGGAGCGGATCGTAGCCATGTGTGGCGAGCTCGGCGCTGATCTTGATGAGATTAGTCTGGGCAGTAAGACCGTAGATGAGTGAAAAACCGTAGACCATGAGGCCTGATGAGACTGCGCCATACACAAGATATTTCAGGGCAGCTTCCGATGAACGGGCGTCGCGTTTGAAATAGCCGGTAAGAATGTATGCGGTGAAACTCACCAGCTCCATCGAAAGGAAGATCATCAGCAGATCAGCAGAAGAGGCCATCATGATCATACCGATTACCATAGCTACGATGAGCGCATAATACTCACCCATACTTTTCACCTCCCGCTCGAACTGCTCGTCAGCCATCGTAACGATAACGGCAAGCATACCCGAGAAGACGGAAAAGTATTTAAAAAAGAGAGCAAACTCATCAAGGACATACATCCCGAAAAAAAGCTCTCCCGCTGGCAGGCTATCCTGCTGGTAAATGAAGACGACGCTGCCCGCAAGCCCGAGAAGGGTTGTTATGGAGAGCAGATTGTTTTTGCGCCCTTTTGCAACGAGATCAACCAGGATCAAGAGCATAAAAAGCACGGACAGATAAATTTCAGGTATAAAAAATCCAACGCTTGCTTTCAGACTCGCAATTATACCTTGAATTTCAGCACCTGATGGCAGCTCGAACATAATTCTCTTCGTTTATTCTTTAACCTCAGTCAATTCCATTAAATCACATCTGTGACATCACCACGGGTGAAAGCACTTGAACCAACTTGTTAATGCTCGTCGTCAGCATACCGAGCACAGGCATCGGATAGATACCAAGGAAAATAGTAATCACAACGAGCGGGACAAGCATGGCAAGCTCACGTCCGTCAAGATCAAGCTTTCCCTTCCAGTCATGAAAATGGATATGCTCATGACCATCTTCACCAACTTCAAGATCATAAGCCGCATCATCCCTTCTCTTGCCAAGGAACATCCTTTGCAGAGACCAGAGCAGGTAAGCTGCACCGAAAACAATGCCGAGCACCGAGACAATGGCGATAGGCCTTGTTGTTTCAGAACTGAAAGCGCCAACAAAGACCAACGCTTCAGAGATAAAACCACTCAGACCAGGAAGACCAAGAGAGGCAAACCAGGCAACCGTAACAATGGCCGCATAGACCGGCATGTATGAAGCGAGTCCGCCGAATTTTTCGATCTGGCGAGTATGCGCCCGGTCATAGATAACACCGACCAGAAGGAAGAGCATGGCGGTAATGGTGCCATGATTAAACATCTGATAAAGCGCACCAACCATACCTTCGCTGTTTCCGGCAGAAAGACCGAGCAGCACGTAACCCATGTGACTGATCGAAGAGTAGGCAACCATTTTTTTAAGATCCTTCTGTGCCAGTGCACAGAAAGCGCCGTAGATAATGTTGATGGCACCAAATATTCCTATGACATACATCGAGGCCTGAAAGACCTCGGGAAACAGCGGAAAGTTGATACGAATCATGCCATAGGTACCAAGCTTCAGAAGCACACCGGCAAGGATAACCGAAATAGGTGTCGGCGCTTCAACGTGAGCATCAGGAAGCCATGTATGGAATGGAAACATAGGCACCTTGATAGCAAAACCGATAAAGAGAACAATAAAGGCGACATAACGCCACACAACATTATCGGGGCCGAGAATGGCATCCTTGATATAATTTTCCTGGCTTGCCATGGCAACAAGGCTGAAGGTATGGTTTCCGGTCAGCGGATCGATGACACTGAAATAGAGTCCGATCATGACAAGAAGCATGAACACCGAACCAAAAAGCGTATAGAGGAAAAACTTGATCGCTGCATATTCACGGTTAGGACCACCCCAGATGCCAATAAGGAAGTACATCGGAAGAAGCATAACCTCCCAGAAAACGTAAAAGAGGAAGAAGTCAAGCGCTACAAAACAGCCCATCATAGCCGAGGCGAGCAGGTTGTAGAGGATAAAATAGCCCTTCACCTGTTTCTGTATGGTCCAGCTTGAAAGAATACCAATTGCCGAGACAAGGGCAGTCAGAATCACCATGGTGACCGATATTCCATCAATACCAAGGAAATACTCAATGTTCAGTGAACCAAAACCACCAAGATTGAGACTGATCCACGGAACCCTCTCAACAAACTGGAATGAGCCCAGCGGACTTCCCCCTGGCCCAGCGGTTATTCCGGGTAGCGCAGGATCATAACCTCTCCAGATCAGAACCGCCAGCACTCCCTGGGCAAGAGCCGCAAGCAATGAAACAATTCTGATTATCTGCTTTTGCGATGAAGGCACAGCAAGTATTACCAGACCGGCAATAATAGGCAGAAAAACAATTAAACTCAGCATGTTCCGTGTCTGTAAGTTTTCAGATTAAAAGTAAATCTATCTTAGTAGATCAGTCGTGTAAAATAAAAAACAAAGTAACCAGCAAGCACAAGAAGCAACATCACAACATAGGTTTGCACCTTGCCGGTCTGAAACTTTCTCAATACAGCGCCCGTTGTATTGACGGTGAAAGCTGTAAAATTCACGAGGCCATCAACCACGTTTCTGTCAAATCCGTCATTAAGGAAAGCGAATTTTCTGACCAGAAAAGCAACGCCATTGACTATTCCATCAACAACATTGGTGTCGAACCAGGAGAGCATTTTAGCAATAACCATTGACCCCTTGATAACCGTAGCATCATAGATCTCATCCCAGTACCACTTGTTAAGCGAAAAGAGGTAAAGTGGCCTGATGGATTGGGCTGTTTTATCAGGATCAATAATCCTGAAGACGTAAACAACAAATGCCATGCCAATACCGAGCGCAACCATCAGGGTGGAAATATAGATTGCGGTGTAGTGCGCAGCATGTCCGGCATGAACGATTTCTGCCTGGCGCGGATCCGAGTAGACTTGTCCGCCATGTCCAACTGAAGCAACACCATGTTCGGCAACACCATGAGCAGCTCCATGTTCAGGAAGAGCGACTTCAGCAGCCGGAACAACTCCCGCAAGATGCGGTGCAACCGTACCTGCAGGATGGGCACCTATCTGTGGATTGGCGGCACCCACAACCGTTGCCGGGGTCGGAATCATCTTCATAAACCACCCTTTTGCGCCATCAAGGGGATCCGGGGAATAGACAAAAAATACGGAAAGTGTCGCCAGAACAACAAGTGGCGCCCGCATGTTCCATGAAACCTCATGTACTCCATGAGCAGCATGATGATCGTCGGTATGCGCATCATGACTGGCATGTGCATGATGAGCCTGATGATGATTGTCGGCTGGTTTCAGGTGCGTGCGACTTTCACCGAAGAAGACAAGCCATATCTGACGCCCCATATAGAAAGCGGTAAGCATGGCAGAAAAGAATCCAAGAGCAGGAATGAGATAATAAATA
The DNA window shown above is from Pelodictyon phaeoclathratiforme BU-1 and carries:
- a CDS encoding nickel-dependent hydrogenase large subunit; amino-acid sequence: MAKKIVVDPIPRIEGHLRIEATLNDSNMIEEAYSSGTMWRGIEVILKGRDPRDAWAFAERICGVCTTVHALASVRCVEDALGIAVPTNARIIRNLMNATQVTQDHLVHFYHLHALDWVDVVSALKADPKQASVIAQSISPWPKSSPGYFKELQQRLVGFVESGQLGIFSNGYWGHPAYKLPPEVNLIAVAHYLEALDFQKEIVKIHTIFGGKNPHPNYLVGGMACAIDPNSDTAINIERLSMIKKIIDETQTFIDQVYIPDLLAIAGYYKDSLYGGGLGNYLSYGDFPETTLEDFKTLLWPRGAILNKDLTTVIDVDPRDASQVTEEVSHSWYTYTKGDAKGLHPWQGETTPKYTGPKPPFEHLDTDKKYSWLKTPRWKNHPMEVGPLARVLIAYAKGDPMIKETVGLVLSTLGVGPEALFSTLGRTAARGIECKQTAGFMRHYYDQLVANIKTGDLRTFNSERWDPSTWPEECKGFGYTEAPRGSLGHWIHIKDQKIKEYQIVVPSTWNASPRDANGNSGAYESALKGTPMVNPEQPLEILRTVHSFDPCLACASHLFDMNGKEITSVTIV
- a CDS encoding hydrogenase small subunit, whose product is MQSNQTFADVFRARGVSRRDFLKFCSLTSVYLGLSPSLLPTIVEAMEKKPRTPVIWLHGLECTCCSESFIRSSHPSIEDILFNMISLDYDDVLSAAAGHQLEDQRRRIMKEYKGKYILAVEGNASTKDDGVYCMVGGDSFLNTLKETAADAAAIVAWGACASFGCVQNADPNPTGAAPVSDIIKDKPIIKVPGCPPISEVMTGVITHFHTFGTLPELDRFGRPKAFYNTRIHDKCYRRAFFDAGMFVSSFDDEATRKGWCLYKMGCKGPTTYNSCSKIQWNGGTSFPIGSGHPCIGCSEPNFWDRGPFYQRLADVPFLGTDSNADKIGIIAVGAAAAGAAAHAAVTAVKKAKSEKHDHQDKA
- a CDS encoding NADH-quinone oxidoreductase subunit N, with the protein product MFELPSGAEIQGIIASLKASVGFFIPEIYLSVLFMLLILVDLVAKGRKNNLLSITTLLGLAGSVVFIYQQDSLPAGELFFGMYVLDEFALFFKYFSVFSGMLAVIVTMADEQFEREVKSMGEYYALIVAMVIGMIMMASSADLLMIFLSMELVSFTAYILTGYFKRDARSSEAALKYLVYGAVSSGLMVYGFSLIYGLTAQTNLIKISAELATHGYDPLLMILATLLILAGFGYKIGAVPFHFWTPDVYEGAPTPITAYLSVASKAAGFALLMRFFYVAVPHGGLPYEDILGFDWLSLLLILSVASMIYGNVVALWQKNVKRLLAYSSIAHAGYLLLGVILINKIGTQATLVYLLSYFLMNFGAFYVVILISNKTGSENLDDYRGLGKRMPLAGAALTVFLISLVGLPPTVGFYGKFMIFLALLDKGSLYIWIALIGIMTSVISLYYYMLIPLNMFLRESKQPDDRNMNPGMTAQILMAFLMFLTIFFGLFFTPLSDFAMHSSSMFGITFPVK
- a CDS encoding complex I subunit 4 family protein; amino-acid sequence: MLSLIVFLPIIAGLVILAVPSSQKQIIRIVSLLAALAQGVLAVLIWRGYDPALPGITAGPGGSPLGSFQFVERVPWISLNLGGFGSLNIEYFLGIDGISVTMVILTALVSAIGILSSWTIQKQVKGYFILYNLLASAMMGCFVALDFFLFYVFWEVMLLPMYFLIGIWGGPNREYAAIKFFLYTLFGSVFMLLVMIGLYFSVIDPLTGNHTFSLVAMASQENYIKDAILGPDNVVWRYVAFIVLFIGFAIKVPMFPFHTWLPDAHVEAPTPISVILAGVLLKLGTYGMIRINFPLFPEVFQASMYVIGIFGAINIIYGAFCALAQKDLKKMVAYSSISHMGYVLLGLSAGNSEGMVGALYQMFNHGTITAMLFLLVGVIYDRAHTRQIEKFGGLASYMPVYAAIVTVAWFASLGLPGLSGFISEALVFVGAFSSETTRPIAIVSVLGIVFGAAYLLWSLQRMFLGKRRDDAAYDLEVGEDGHEHIHFHDWKGKLDLDGRELAMLVPLVVITIFLGIYPMPVLGMLTTSINKLVQVLSPVVMSQM